The following DNA comes from Hordeum vulgare subsp. vulgare chromosome 3H, MorexV3_pseudomolecules_assembly, whole genome shotgun sequence.
gtggtacatccgtacagggacagacatagataacccaacaaagcaggcgtcggtcatcaacgtgtgtagacgagtcgtggcaagccacaaggactccattacaccaggtGAAATTTCCCTGAAGGGACATACACAacggcaaagaaggatacatgccggtcaatcaatgtgtcctgagcagtagcaagctaccaaagctcggtggaaacacaaagaggcatttccccgtaaagagtactactaaaggcacacaactaggtgtcgaaccccacacatataatgcatttcataacatacacacaatatgcccgatatgtgtagataaaacatggcatcacaacataactctatgactcaagcttttattaaagactcataagagtcaacatagtatgatattgcaaacaggggtctcgtgacccgttagtcaagtcatacaaacatcaagcggaagcataacatgtctaggtacagacatctactaaaagtggctggaagagcctgaaaagctacaatgaccctaccaaaggagccaaacctgtgtctgggattcccaagctattccggtcaacatcgaacacatcgcgtagagacctttaatgagactaaaatattctctgcaaaaacataaataaagaaaccgtgagtacaaaggtactcagcaagacttacataagaactatctacatatgcatcagtatcaatgaaaggattgtggggtttgactacagcaagccagctttgactcttggctaacctctactacgactacaagttctttctttgaggtgggatagcgcacacgagtccacatattcaccaatcaatacaccactatggatccactctcgtctccctacgagaaggccatccatagcactcacacttgtcttgaatattttatagtatctattcaagttgtctatgaccatataagtttccaagtagtccatatccgcggacgcggctattcgaatagattagattaccctgtaggggtgtacttcttcacacacgctcccaccacttatcaccatatgcacgtcatgcatctcggcaaccttcaagcagaagcactggcatgggtgtcggccacgacctaactaaccacacaagactctagtccaggtttatcgcctatttgagactgaacccgcaaggaagtccagccgaggtttcctctacggccccaaacgatgtgtatagggttcccaagcccacctcaaCGGATGGTACTACACTTGGTACACCGGGCCACGATGCCTAGTCTTTCCCAAGCCCACTTGTacggggtgccactcggtagactactagcatgtcctacaaacaccagaaactagttgcaactcctggacagagatctaggtgattaataagtcgagagagtcaattaaggatcccaatgtgcggtagtagctagtcttggataacatacacgagactcagttcttaaggacggtcccaatgagacaacccgccatgtactcctacacaacctctcatcggtacctttaccaaatcaggttcacacctttactctcacactgtgggGCATGAGCACAACCATTTcgattcatcgtccagatggatcagacccgacatgactctaagcatagcaggcacaataagcaagcatggatgcgtaagcacaacaaggctctagcagtttctactcatgctaagtggtttcaattatttactgtggcaaaatcaggtcatggagaggaatgggttcaactaccgagaacatgtaacagttgaatcgtgtttgtcctaatgcaataaaagagagcaagagcgagagagttggttcatatcaatatgctcaagggggtttgcttgcctgacagttccGAAGACAGCCATGAGTCTTCAtcagtgtcaacgatcacatcgtcggaaccatcatctaccgagggggaacaacaccgacaaacaagaaagaacaatatttacttcacgaaaatgcaacactatgatgcatgatcatgacatgaaaatgaaatgtggcacgggctaatgtagctaccacttcttaggttgaagctgattgaatcaaaattcaaatatcacttcaaacaaggtatttttcaaatacccttttaattgattcgacctgatgctcaggcataacttgttttatcatacATGAACATGGCATATTGAGGCACTAAGTTttctagctcaatgtttggtcatattaattgaagtggaattcaaatttaTACCAAATTccgactccaaactatttattaaatttaccctaatcatcattttgcctacttggtgatgttaactttcctaaacatgcatgaacatgccataatcagattccttgattttttcttatcatttttcatatataaattattttcattggacttacagattattttctatgatttttagaagttttcagcattttctggtATTTTCTTGAATTGATTTAATTCCAGAATATATTAATTGCGTCAGCATGATGTGGGGGTgaggtcagcaggtcaactgacccggGCCAGGTCAAACTGACTAGTTggggccactggtcagtgacccatggGTTAATCCCGCTCTGACCAGCCCTGGGGCCCGCTGTCAGTGGctagggcgggggggggggggggggtggttagTGGCTAATGGGCTGGCCAAGTCAGCCCCCCACCGgacggtggtcgccggcgaccatagccgcggtggagggctcgccgtaGTTgccctaaacggcgctacagatCATGGTTTCGagcgcggtttgcggctacgcgaAGCTGCCGAAGCGACCGTTCTTCTAGGGGTAAGCAGGGGAGCTAGGGTGGCCGAaggaggtgccggcgacgagctcgcacGACGGCGGGATTCGGCCGAGGCGGGGAGCGGGGCTACGAGGCACCGGAGAGCGTGGAAAGGGAGGGGAAAAGCAGAGGagcttgctacggcaacagacaacaacgccagaaattgacacgttgacggagactgggcttgcgttggtttttcccttgaagaggaaagggtgatgcagcacaggagcagtaagtatttccctcagtttgagaaccaatgtattgatccataaggagggtctcgtgaagtccagagtacatgcgcaaacacaaacaagcttgcacccaacgcttcaaaggggttgtcaatcccttcaagattgtttgcaaagtgagatctaaaggcggaaagtgcaacgaagtaaaaagtataaggctgaaaatatggtgtggagtagaccctgggggccatagttttcactagaggcttctctcaaaatagcaaatatcacggtgggtgaacaaattactgtcgagcaattgatagaaccgcacaaagtcatcaagatatctaaggcaatgatcatacatataggcatcacgtccgagacaagtagaccgatactttctgcatctactactattactccacacatcgatcgctatccagcatgcatctagtgtattgagttcatgacgaacagagtaacgccttaagaaagatgacatgatgtagagggataatctcaaaccaatgatgaaaaccccatctttttacccttgatggcaacaacacgatgcaagcctcgctaccccttctgtcactgggtgaggttaccgcacggtatgaactcaaaaccaagcacttctcccattgcaagaatcatagatctagttggccagacaaaacccacaactcgaagagaattacaaggatatgaaatcatgcataagagagatcagaagaaactcaaataagattcatagataatctgatcataaatccacaattcatcggatctcgacaaacacaccgcaaaagaagattacatcggatagatctccatgaagatcatggagaactttgtattgaagatccaagagagagaagaagccatctagttactagctatggacccgtaggtctatggtgaactactcacgcatcatcggagaggtcatggtgttgatgaagaagccctccgtgtccgaatctcccctctgaTACGGCACCagagcgtgccccagatgggatcttgcagagacagaagcttgcggcggcggaaaagtactttcgatgatctcctgatttttttgggatttttagggaatatataggcgcaacccctaggggcagagggcgtctagggggcccacaagcccgtgggccgcgacctccccgaGGCCGCGGGGGTGAgggtttgtggggcccctggggccccctgccttggctctcaagtctcctgatcttcttccgttacagaaaaattcttttcagggattttactccgtttggactctgtttcaaaatctcctctgaaagcggtcaaaaacatggaaaaaacaggaactcgcagttagcactgagttaataagttagtcccaaaaaatatataaaaggcatgcaaaacatccaaagtctgacaagataatagcatgaaaccatcaaaaattatagatacgttggagacatatcaagcatccccaagcttaactcctgctcgtcctcgagtagggaagtgataaagaatgaatttttgatgtggaatgctacctagcatagttgtcctttgcaacttcattcacgtgacatgaatgttcagatccataagattcaaaacaatagttttctattgacatgcaaacaataatacttcaagcaaactagcaaggtaatcatgaactttcaaaataacaaggccaaggaaagttatccctacaaaatcatatagtctggctatgctccatcatcctcacacaactaatgtaaatcatgcacaaccccggtattggccaagtaaatgTCTTCGCCAATGTTCAAGAACTcggtaactggtagctgctcgttccggttgggagtagcgattaatcggtgaatcggcctattaactggattaatcggtcgaccattAATCGGTATATGGGATAGGAGCTTGTCACACATTTTCCCAAGTCCTAACTACGTCAGGTACCAAAATATGCTACTGTAGGCATATAAAAAGCATAAATAAGAGGTGAAATTGTAATTCTTGATGCATCCAGCCCTAAATAATGTCAAATTCGAAATTAACAATTAAGATTTTCAACAGGCATCGATGCAATATCAGGATATCAAAACAATATGGTATCAAAATATCCAATATGTCATGATCAACTAAAGATAAATGGCAGACACAAAAATAGAAATAGGGAACACTAAATAAATGGCAACAACAAAATATGCAGCCATACATGTCAAAGATAAATAAAATGGCAGCCACACAAATAGGGAGTACCGAATAATTCCTAACAAGGTTCACAACACAAATAGGAAATGTGCAAATAGCCAAATAGGTAATAATGTTCACATAATTTCAGCGACATAAATAGATATATGTAGAAAGGTAACAAGGTTCAGCCACACCAATAGCAAGCAAGATAATGTCTTGTGCAATAATAAATAGGTTATAAGTTGATGACAAATCGCTCAAGGTTGCGggggtcctcctcctcatcatcgtccTTGGTTGCCATAACgccatcatcatcagactcataaTCAATGCCATCATCTTCTATCTCATGATCAGattcattatcatcatcctcaacaaattcttcaacttcatGGAGTTCTCTAACTCTTGCACTCCTACGAAGCTGCACATGTTCACTTTCCTCCATTTCTTCATGAATGATGTTGCATGGCATGCCCGTAGTGGGATCAATCGCCTCATCGATATATGCATATTCATATATCCAATCTTGTGCTCGTGATGCATCTTCACCAAGAAGAACATCACTAGAAGAGGAtaacttctttcttttatcaatcATCCTTCCATTGAATTGGATATAAACTAGATTGTCCCTACGAGCCACATCTAGTTTATTTCTCCTCTTTGCATCCACCTACAAAGTACAAATGGATGCCTAGTTAAAAAATCGCAAGAAGCAAGAATATTCATATTTGACTAATTGATTGATATTTGAGAGTGACTAAAAGTCTAAGAGTTACCATTTCAAACGTGCTCCAATTTCTTTCACATCCGGATGAACTTGTGGTCAAGTTGAGTATCTTTATGGCCATGTGTTGCAGCGTAGGAGTTTGTAATCCATAAGTTGACCACCAATCAGCTACAGTTTGAGAAAAGTGAAATAATATGAAATCAGCCCATATAATTTCAGAAATGCAATAAGAACTTTGTTGCTTGGGGAACAAGCTTACCAGAATCAAAATTATCATTGCTAATTGCTTTCATGGCTGTCACTTTCCCAAACATACCCTCTTTATTTTTAAACTTGGTGAAGTCAATGTTAAGAACCTTATTTTGCTTGATGTCATCGTCATAATAAAAAGTATCCATGACTTCCATAAGTGCAGCCACTACCTCTACATCCGTAAAGATGCTCGGTTCAGCATAACTATATTTGGGATTCAAGATGTATGCTCCCATGTGCAAGGGAGAATCTAGCCTCCCACTCATCTTGGTATCCATTGCATTAGTGATCAACAAATAATCTTTTTCTGAATTTTCAACAGCAGCCTTGATTTCCTTTTTTGCACTTATTAGTTCTCCATACATAGATGCCATAGATGGACCATCACTATCTGCCAACCGAAGCACCTTCACTAGTGGCTCAAAAACCTTGCAAGGAAACATGAAGATGATCAAACGAGTCACAAAATTATGTGCAAACAACCCCAACATTAGAAATGTACAAGTTAGAAGTAAAAACTACAAGTAGAGGTTTAGGACCCCAACATATAACTAGTTGCACGCAACCCCAATAAGCATACCTTGATGCAAAGAGAGACATTTCTCCAAAAGCCCCTACTCATTATAGTGGCATGAGCCAACTTTCCTTTCACCGTTTTTGTGTGCTTGCATGCTTCCCATTCATCACTACAAACCATTGCCTTTAGTTCCTTCCTTTTAGAAACCAAACTTTGCAAGGTAAGAAATGCCGAAGCAAATCGTGTCACCCCCGGTCTAACAATGTCTCTTTTTTGGTGAAAGACCTCATCAAGGACAATGTTTTATGATGTGCATAAAGAAAAATTGTCATTTGCTTGGCTTTAGTAATGGTAGGACCAAATTGCTTCAGCTTTGCAATTGCTTCTACCATCAAGTTGAGGGTGTGAGTTGCACATGAGGTCCAAAATATCTTTGGCCATTTGCCTTTGAGCATCTCCTTTGCTCCCATGTTGTTCGAAGCATTGTCCGTGACCACTTGAACAACATTTTCAACACCTACAAGACAAAAAAATCAGCACCTACAACATTATGGAAGTAAAGTTGATACCTCGCAAAAAACGAAGCAAAGTTGAGAGTTCAAGAATCATACCAATTTTCTCAATGCACTCAACTACATAATTGAAGATGTATAGACTGGTGTGTGCATCAGCCGACGCCTCCTTTGATTCAAGAAAGGCAGTCCCTAACTTGCAATGCACACACAAATTCATtatacttcttcttttcttgtcggTCCAAGCATCGGTCATGATAGAGCACCCGGTTTCCACCCTCTCAATCTCATGAGGCTTCATCAAATCCTTAGTTCTTTCCACTTCTTGCAGCAACATGTTCTCTCGGATATTATATTGGGAAGGTGGCTTCCAATTAGGACCATACCGACCAAGGGCTTCACAAAATTGCTTGAAGTCATCATCATTGACAGCATTAAAAGGAACATTTTTTTTGTACATCCATCTAGCCAAATATTGGCCTACTCTATAAGCTTTCTCTTTGTCAATTGCATCATTTATGTTTTGGTGGAACTTCAATGGGATGGAAGGATCAATTGGCATCACATATTTATTGATAGGTCCTGCCTTGCGAGGTTCACCTTCTCCAATTGCAGCAAATTCTTCCTCattattgtcattgtcgtcaaCTTGAATGACAACCTTAGCCCATACTTCTTCCTCATGTTTTTCCTTCAGCTTTTTCCTCTTTTGTGGTGCCTCATAAGCATCCCTACACCTTTTCTGCTGATCTGGTGTAGCTACATTGCAACTTGTCACTTGTCCCTTTACCTGCCCAATATGTTGCTTCATCCTATTAACCCCTCCACCCATCTCCTTTCCACACAACTTGCACTTCACCCGCTGTAAATCTAGAGGATTGATCAAGGTTGCAAACTCCCACCCCATGTCATCTGAATTTCTTTTGAGGGTTTGAGAATTTGCAGCGGTAGAAGCAGCCGTAGAGCCCTTCAAAAATTTTCAACGAGAAAATAGAATAAGTATCAGTCCATGTTAAATAGAGCAAACATATCAGTTCAAGTGGGGGCAAGCATAATAAGTATGTATTAATGTTCAACAGAAGTAAACATATTAAGTATCTAGCAATGTTCaataaagataaaataaaagaaaacatgaGTTATATTAATCATGGGCAATGGAAGCAGCTATGCTTAGACTCCAGTGTCTGAAGGCCGGTTAGTAGATCAGACACGTTGTACACAGGGCTTGATGGAACCAGAAGCAGGCCCAAGACCTAATGAGTAAGGTTGATCATATCTTTTCTCTAGTCAGAGCCTCCTTGGGTAATGCTAAGATTGCTTGCGTGTCTCACTTGCAAAGATAAATGTTTCTGTAAGTGATGCTACTGACGAAGCATGCCCATTGCCACTACACCTACAGTTGCATGCGATATGTTGTAGAAGTAGCAAACCCGTATTCGGCCACAACATACATGCATCTCATTCATATGTAAATAATTCACTATCTTTTGTTCCAAGAGATCTAGCACACAGTATGCATCTTATTCTTACTGTTCATCCATAAAAAATAGTACATAGACGTTCTGTCAAAAAACGTCAACAACTGTGTGTGCTTCCTACTGTTCATCCATCAACctacttgtgtgcttgcttgtccAACTAGCTTGCATGTACATGTTCAAGTATTGGTGATTTGATCTACATTTTAAAAGGTAACAGAATCTAGATCTCTAATCTACAAACCTGTAATCTACTCAATGGATACATCTATACTATACTCTGTAATTTTTTTACAAatcgatgatgctatgctagattatCCAGTGTGAcagagaaagaggaagaagagggtaaTACCTTGCTACAGGGGGATGCCATGGAGGAATAGCTAGCGAATCAATCACATGGACGGACTGGGTAGTTGCAGCCGGGTCAGTTGATGGCGACCAACCCACGGGACAATACAACGGCACCGGGGCAGCCGATGGAGAGGAATGGAGAGGAGGCAGGTGAGCGGCGGAGTTGCTGCGATCTATAGTGCCGGAGCTGTTGCACGGGGCGCCGGCGAGGACCTGCCGCCATCAACTAGGTCGAGGCCTGATAGGAAAGAAGCACGAGGGGCAGTAGGAGGCCGAAACCTAGCTATATCAGGAGACGGAGGGGCGGTCACGGGCCAAAAATCTTGGCCTTTGCTTGCCAACAGTTAACGGGCCATGGCGATTAATCGGTCTGACAGCGATTAATCGGTCTGACAGGCCCGTTAATCGGCTTGGGCAGTTAACACAACAAATAGGTACTATTCGAGTCGGCCAACCAgtgagtagcgattaactggccCGTTAACTGATTAGTCGGCCAAATTTTTGAACAAtacttttcgcactcttactttctccaactttttataactatcacgcaatacatgagcgtgagccatggatatagcactataggtggaatagagtgtggtggtggttgtgagaataaaaggaggagatggtcacattctcggcgtatcaaaaggctatggagatgcccattaatagatatcaatgtgaatgagttggaattgccatacaagagatgcactagagctataagtatgtgaaagctcaaaaggaaaactagtgggtgtgcatccaacttgcttgctcacgaagacctagggcaattttgagggagcccatcattggaatatacaagccaagttatataattaagattctcactagcatatggtagtgacaaagcaagaagctctcaatcatgaagaacatggcgctattatggagcacaagtgtggaaaaagatagtagcattgtcgcttctctttttttatttgggttcttagacctcttttttttcttttttctttttttcttttttctttttaatttttgggctctttggcctcttttttttattcctcacatgggacaatgctctaataatgatgatcatcacacttttatttactcacagctcaaaatgatgacgactctataggaaatgcctccggcagtgtaccgggatgtgcaatgatctagcatggcgtatgacgttgaaacatatcgctagctatcttacgatcatgcaatggcaatatgagagtgacgacacaagtcatgagacggaacggtgggagttgcatggcaatatatctcggaatggatatgaaaatgccattgtaggtaggtatggtggctgttttgaggaaggcatatggtgggtttgtgcaccggcgagaattgtgcggcactagagaggctagcaatggtggaaggtgaaagtgcatctataccatggactcacattagtcatgaagaactcacatacttgttgcgaaagtttttattagtaatcgaaacaaagtgctaaacgcatactcctaggggaagggttggtaggtgttaaacaTCACGCGATACCGAcctctacacaaaggatgacaagcaatagatcaattatgctccgacttcctaacatagtggttcaccatacgtgcatgctacgggaatcactaacttcaacacaagtatttctagattcacaacaccctactaatatagctcttaatattaccaaatccacgtctcaaaactaattgagaggaatcaaaacttctctttctactcaatgcacatgaagatggaggtttttgcatcctctttgggtccctatcacatttgggactactttcatagcataagacaactaccaagtcacgcactgccgtgctctaaaagatataagtgaagcacaaagagcaaaagtatctagctcaaaagatataagtgaagcactatgggcattctagcaaaatcacgatgagtgcatgtctatctctatcaaaaaggtgtgcagcaaggatgattatgacataacaaaaagtaaagactcctaagatacaagacgctccaagcaaaacacatatcatgtggtgaatacaaatatagctccaagtaatgttaccgatggattgtagacgaaagaggggatgacttcccggggcatccccaagcttaggctttttaatgtcctttaatttggcttgggatgcctttggcatccccaagcttgagctctttccactccttatctctttgtccatgagaacatcacccaaaacttgaaaacttcacaa
Coding sequences within:
- the LOC123441942 gene encoding uncharacterized protein LOC123441942, with translation MAIKILNLTTSSSGCERNWSTFEMVDAKRRNKLDVARRDNLVYIQFNGRMIDKRKKLSSSSDVLLGEDASRAQDWIYEYAYIDEAIDPTTGMPCNIIHEEMEESEHVQLRRSARVRELHEVEEFVEDDDNESDHEIEDDGIDYESDDDGVMATKDDDEEEDPRNLERFVINL